The following proteins are co-located in the Cyprinus carpio isolate SPL01 unplaced genomic scaffold, ASM1834038v1 S000006624, whole genome shotgun sequence genome:
- the LOC109089015 gene encoding abl interactor 2-like isoform X19: protein MAELQMLLEEEIPAGRGALLDSYANLERVAEYCESNYIQSPDKHRALEETKSYTTQSLASVAYLINTLANNVLQMLDIQASQLRRMESSINHISQTVDIHKEKVARREIGILTTNKNTSRTHKIIAPANPERPVRYIRKPIDYSMLDDLGHGVKVNAQNMKAGTTPRTAAPTQKPPSPPGPGKGTLGSGSSGGSHPSSRSSSRENSGSGSVGVPIAVPTPAPPTAFPGNGPHFYSMNRPMTRHTTPSVGGSLPYRRPSSVTGQPNNMPQNTNPNMIQNQLNGGPHYNQNQAPMAPPPPSILQITPQLPLMGFVARVQETISDAPPPPPPAEEVEFEEATPPPPPPEDYEDEEGDEEEESAVVEYSDPYAEEDPPWAPRNYLEKVVAIYDYTRDKEDELSFQEGAIIYVIKKNDDGWFEGVMSGTTGLFPGNYVESIMHYAD, encoded by the exons ATGGCGGAGCTGCAGATGCTGTTGGAAGAGGAGATTCCTGCTGGTCGAGGAGCTCTGCTGGACAGCTACGCCAACCTAGAGAGAGTCGCCGAGTACTGCGAGAGCAACTACATTCAG TCTCCAGATAAGCACAGAGCTCTAGAAGAAACCAAAAGCTACACTACTCAGTCTTTGGCCAGCGTAGCGTATCTGATCAACACTCTCGCCAACAATGTGCTTCAGATGCTGGATATACAAGCGTCTCAGCTACGCCGCATGGAGTCGTCCATCAATCACATCTCACAG ACGGTGGACATCCATAAAGAGAAGGTGGCCAGGCGAGAAATTGGCATCCTCACCACCAATAAGAACACTTCCCGCACACATAAGATCATTGCACCAGCCAATCCTGAGAGGCCTGTACGCTACATCCGCAAGCCCATTGACTACAGTATGCTGGATGACTTGGGCCATGGCGTAAAG GTCAACGCCCAGAATATGAAAGCGGGTACAACTCCACGCACAGCCGCCCCTACCCAGAAACCACCCAGCCCTCCCGGCCCGGGCAAAGGAACCCTGGG cAGTGGCAGCAGCGGCGGCAGTCATCCCAGCAGTCGCAGTAGCAGCAGAGAGAACAGTGGGAGTGGAAGCGTGGGCGTGCCCATCGCCGTGCCAACCCCTGCCCCGCCCACCGCATTTCCCG GCAACGGTCCTCACTTTTACAGTATGAACCGACCAATGACACGGCACACCACGCCCTCAGTGGGAGGTTCCCTGCCCTATCGCCGGCCGTCATCAGTTACTGGACAGCCCAACAACATGCCTCAGAACACAAATCCAAACATGATCCAAAACCAGCTCAATGGAGGGCCACACTACAACCAAAACCAAG CCCCTATGGCCCCTCCACCCCCCTCTATTCTCCAGATCACCCCCCAGCTACCGCTCATGGGCTTTGTGGCTCGGGTTCAGGAGACCA TCTCAGACGCTCCTCCACCGCCGCCTCCTGCAGAAGAGGTGGAGTTCGAGGAAGCAACCCCGCCCCCGCCTCCTCCAGAGGACTATGAGGATGAGGAGGGTGATGAAGAGGAAGAGTCAGCGGTGGTGGAGTACAGTGACCCCTACGCTGAAGAAGACCCGCCATGGGCCCCTCGAAATTACCTGGAGAAAG TGGTGGCTATTTACGACTACACACGAGACAAAGAAGACGAGCTGTCCTTCCAGGAGGGGGCAATCATTTACGTCATCAAGAAGAACGATGACGGCTGGTTCGAGGGCGTGATGAGCGGCACCACGGGCCTCTTCCCTGGGAACTACGTGGAGTCCATCATGCATTACGCTGACTGA
- the LOC109089015 gene encoding abl interactor 2-like isoform X10, whose protein sequence is MAELQMLLEEEIPAGRGALLDSYANLERVAEYCESNYIQSPDKHRALEETKSYTTQSLASVAYLINTLANNVLQMLDIQASQLRRMESSINHISQTVDIHKEKVARREIGILTTNKNTSRTHKIIAPANPERPVRYIRKPIDYSMLDDLGHGVKWLLRFKVNAQNMKAGTTPRTAAPTQKPPSPPGPGKGTLGRHSPYRTLEPVRPPVIPNDYVQSPTRNTAPPLQSPARTASVNQRTRTYSSGSSGGSHPSSRSSSRENSGSGSVGVPIAVPTPAPPTAFPGNGPHFYSMNRPMTRHTTPSVGGSLPYRRPSSVTGQPNNMPQNTNPNMIQNQLNGGPHYNQNQAPMAPPPPSILQITPQLPLMGFVARVQETISDAPPPPPPAEEVEFEEATPPPPPPEDYEDEEGDEEEESAVVEYSDPYAEEDPPWAPRNYLEKVVAIYDYTRDKEDELSFQEGAIIYVIKKNDDGWFEGVMSGTTGLFPGNYVESIMHYAD, encoded by the exons ATGGCGGAGCTGCAGATGCTGTTGGAAGAGGAGATTCCTGCTGGTCGAGGAGCTCTGCTGGACAGCTACGCCAACCTAGAGAGAGTCGCCGAGTACTGCGAGAGCAACTACATTCAG TCTCCAGATAAGCACAGAGCTCTAGAAGAAACCAAAAGCTACACTACTCAGTCTTTGGCCAGCGTAGCGTATCTGATCAACACTCTCGCCAACAATGTGCTTCAGATGCTGGATATACAAGCGTCTCAGCTACGCCGCATGGAGTCGTCCATCAATCACATCTCACAG ACGGTGGACATCCATAAAGAGAAGGTGGCCAGGCGAGAAATTGGCATCCTCACCACCAATAAGAACACTTCCCGCACACATAAGATCATTGCACCAGCCAATCCTGAGAGGCCTGTACGCTACATCCGCAAGCCCATTGACTACAGTATGCTGGATGACTTGGGCCATGGCGTAAAG TGGTTACTAAGGTTTAAG GTCAACGCCCAGAATATGAAAGCGGGTACAACTCCACGCACAGCCGCCCCTACCCAGAAACCACCCAGCCCTCCCGGCCCGGGCAAAGGAACCCTGGG GCGGCACTCCCCTTACCGGACGCTCGAGCCTGTGCGTCCACCTGTCATCCCTAACGACTATGTGCAGAGTCCAACACGAAACACAGCACCACCCCTACAGAGCCCAGCTAGAACTGCATCCGTTAATCAGAGGACCCGTACTTACAg cAGTGGCAGCAGCGGCGGCAGTCATCCCAGCAGTCGCAGTAGCAGCAGAGAGAACAGTGGGAGTGGAAGCGTGGGCGTGCCCATCGCCGTGCCAACCCCTGCCCCGCCCACCGCATTTCCCG GCAACGGTCCTCACTTTTACAGTATGAACCGACCAATGACACGGCACACCACGCCCTCAGTGGGAGGTTCCCTGCCCTATCGCCGGCCGTCATCAGTTACTGGACAGCCCAACAACATGCCTCAGAACACAAATCCAAACATGATCCAAAACCAGCTCAATGGAGGGCCACACTACAACCAAAACCAAG CCCCTATGGCCCCTCCACCCCCCTCTATTCTCCAGATCACCCCCCAGCTACCGCTCATGGGCTTTGTGGCTCGGGTTCAGGAGACCA TCTCAGACGCTCCTCCACCGCCGCCTCCTGCAGAAGAGGTGGAGTTCGAGGAAGCAACCCCGCCCCCGCCTCCTCCAGAGGACTATGAGGATGAGGAGGGTGATGAAGAGGAAGAGTCAGCGGTGGTGGAGTACAGTGACCCCTACGCTGAAGAAGACCCGCCATGGGCCCCTCGAAATTACCTGGAGAAAG TGGTGGCTATTTACGACTACACACGAGACAAAGAAGACGAGCTGTCCTTCCAGGAGGGGGCAATCATTTACGTCATCAAGAAGAACGATGACGGCTGGTTCGAGGGCGTGATGAGCGGCACCACGGGCCTCTTCCCTGGGAACTACGTGGAGTCCATCATGCATTACGCTGACTGA
- the LOC109089015 gene encoding abl interactor 2-like isoform X17 codes for MAELQMLLEEEIPAGRGALLDSYANLERVAEYCESNYIQSPDKHRALEETKSYTTQSLASVAYLINTLANNVLQMLDIQASQLRRMESSINHISQTVDIHKEKVARREIGILTTNKNTSRTHKIIAPANPERPVRYIRKPIDYSMLDDLGHGVKWLLRFKVNAQNMKAGTTPRTAAPTQKPPSPPGPGKGTLGSGSSGGSHPSSRSSSRENSGSGSVGVPIAVPTPAPPTAFPGNGPHFYSMNRPMTRHTTPSVGGSLPYRRPSSVTGQPNNMPQNTNPNMIQNQLNGGPHYNQNQAPMAPPPPSILQITPQLPLMGFVARVQETISDAPPPPPPAEEVEFEEATPPPPPPEDYEDEEGDEEEESAVVEYSDPYAEEDPPWAPRNYLEKVVAIYDYTRDKEDELSFQEGAIIYVIKKNDDGWFEGVMSGTTGLFPGNYVESIMHYAD; via the exons ATGGCGGAGCTGCAGATGCTGTTGGAAGAGGAGATTCCTGCTGGTCGAGGAGCTCTGCTGGACAGCTACGCCAACCTAGAGAGAGTCGCCGAGTACTGCGAGAGCAACTACATTCAG TCTCCAGATAAGCACAGAGCTCTAGAAGAAACCAAAAGCTACACTACTCAGTCTTTGGCCAGCGTAGCGTATCTGATCAACACTCTCGCCAACAATGTGCTTCAGATGCTGGATATACAAGCGTCTCAGCTACGCCGCATGGAGTCGTCCATCAATCACATCTCACAG ACGGTGGACATCCATAAAGAGAAGGTGGCCAGGCGAGAAATTGGCATCCTCACCACCAATAAGAACACTTCCCGCACACATAAGATCATTGCACCAGCCAATCCTGAGAGGCCTGTACGCTACATCCGCAAGCCCATTGACTACAGTATGCTGGATGACTTGGGCCATGGCGTAAAG TGGTTACTAAGGTTTAAG GTCAACGCCCAGAATATGAAAGCGGGTACAACTCCACGCACAGCCGCCCCTACCCAGAAACCACCCAGCCCTCCCGGCCCGGGCAAAGGAACCCTGGG cAGTGGCAGCAGCGGCGGCAGTCATCCCAGCAGTCGCAGTAGCAGCAGAGAGAACAGTGGGAGTGGAAGCGTGGGCGTGCCCATCGCCGTGCCAACCCCTGCCCCGCCCACCGCATTTCCCG GCAACGGTCCTCACTTTTACAGTATGAACCGACCAATGACACGGCACACCACGCCCTCAGTGGGAGGTTCCCTGCCCTATCGCCGGCCGTCATCAGTTACTGGACAGCCCAACAACATGCCTCAGAACACAAATCCAAACATGATCCAAAACCAGCTCAATGGAGGGCCACACTACAACCAAAACCAAG CCCCTATGGCCCCTCCACCCCCCTCTATTCTCCAGATCACCCCCCAGCTACCGCTCATGGGCTTTGTGGCTCGGGTTCAGGAGACCA TCTCAGACGCTCCTCCACCGCCGCCTCCTGCAGAAGAGGTGGAGTTCGAGGAAGCAACCCCGCCCCCGCCTCCTCCAGAGGACTATGAGGATGAGGAGGGTGATGAAGAGGAAGAGTCAGCGGTGGTGGAGTACAGTGACCCCTACGCTGAAGAAGACCCGCCATGGGCCCCTCGAAATTACCTGGAGAAAG TGGTGGCTATTTACGACTACACACGAGACAAAGAAGACGAGCTGTCCTTCCAGGAGGGGGCAATCATTTACGTCATCAAGAAGAACGATGACGGCTGGTTCGAGGGCGTGATGAGCGGCACCACGGGCCTCTTCCCTGGGAACTACGTGGAGTCCATCATGCATTACGCTGACTGA
- the LOC109089015 gene encoding abl interactor 2-like isoform X11, with protein sequence MAELQMLLEEEIPAGRGALLDSYANLERVAEYCESNYIQSPDKHRALEETKSYTTQSLASVAYLINTLANNVLQMLDIQASQLRRMESSINHISQTVDIHKEKVARREIGILTTNKNTSRTHKIIAPANPERPVRYIRKPIDYSMLDDLGHGVKWLLRFKVNAQNMKAGTTPRTAAPTQKPPSPPGPGKGTLGRHSPYRTLEPVRPPVIPNDYVQSPTRNTAPPLQSPARTASVNQRTRTYSGSSGGSHPSSRSSSRENSGSGSVGVPIAVPTPAPPTAFPGNGPHFYSMNRPMTRHTTPSVGGSLPYRRPSSVTGQPNNMPQNTNPNMIQNQLNGGPHYNQNQAPMAPPPPSILQITPQLPLMGFVARVQETISDAPPPPPPAEEVEFEEATPPPPPPEDYEDEEGDEEEESAVVEYSDPYAEEDPPWAPRNYLEKVVAIYDYTRDKEDELSFQEGAIIYVIKKNDDGWFEGVMSGTTGLFPGNYVESIMHYAD encoded by the exons ATGGCGGAGCTGCAGATGCTGTTGGAAGAGGAGATTCCTGCTGGTCGAGGAGCTCTGCTGGACAGCTACGCCAACCTAGAGAGAGTCGCCGAGTACTGCGAGAGCAACTACATTCAG TCTCCAGATAAGCACAGAGCTCTAGAAGAAACCAAAAGCTACACTACTCAGTCTTTGGCCAGCGTAGCGTATCTGATCAACACTCTCGCCAACAATGTGCTTCAGATGCTGGATATACAAGCGTCTCAGCTACGCCGCATGGAGTCGTCCATCAATCACATCTCACAG ACGGTGGACATCCATAAAGAGAAGGTGGCCAGGCGAGAAATTGGCATCCTCACCACCAATAAGAACACTTCCCGCACACATAAGATCATTGCACCAGCCAATCCTGAGAGGCCTGTACGCTACATCCGCAAGCCCATTGACTACAGTATGCTGGATGACTTGGGCCATGGCGTAAAG TGGTTACTAAGGTTTAAG GTCAACGCCCAGAATATGAAAGCGGGTACAACTCCACGCACAGCCGCCCCTACCCAGAAACCACCCAGCCCTCCCGGCCCGGGCAAAGGAACCCTGGG GCGGCACTCCCCTTACCGGACGCTCGAGCCTGTGCGTCCACCTGTCATCCCTAACGACTATGTGCAGAGTCCAACACGAAACACAGCACCACCCCTACAGAGCCCAGCTAGAACTGCATCCGTTAATCAGAGGACCCGTACTTACAg TGGCAGCAGCGGCGGCAGTCATCCCAGCAGTCGCAGTAGCAGCAGAGAGAACAGTGGGAGTGGAAGCGTGGGCGTGCCCATCGCCGTGCCAACCCCTGCCCCGCCCACCGCATTTCCCG GCAACGGTCCTCACTTTTACAGTATGAACCGACCAATGACACGGCACACCACGCCCTCAGTGGGAGGTTCCCTGCCCTATCGCCGGCCGTCATCAGTTACTGGACAGCCCAACAACATGCCTCAGAACACAAATCCAAACATGATCCAAAACCAGCTCAATGGAGGGCCACACTACAACCAAAACCAAG CCCCTATGGCCCCTCCACCCCCCTCTATTCTCCAGATCACCCCCCAGCTACCGCTCATGGGCTTTGTGGCTCGGGTTCAGGAGACCA TCTCAGACGCTCCTCCACCGCCGCCTCCTGCAGAAGAGGTGGAGTTCGAGGAAGCAACCCCGCCCCCGCCTCCTCCAGAGGACTATGAGGATGAGGAGGGTGATGAAGAGGAAGAGTCAGCGGTGGTGGAGTACAGTGACCCCTACGCTGAAGAAGACCCGCCATGGGCCCCTCGAAATTACCTGGAGAAAG TGGTGGCTATTTACGACTACACACGAGACAAAGAAGACGAGCTGTCCTTCCAGGAGGGGGCAATCATTTACGTCATCAAGAAGAACGATGACGGCTGGTTCGAGGGCGTGATGAGCGGCACCACGGGCCTCTTCCCTGGGAACTACGTGGAGTCCATCATGCATTACGCTGACTGA
- the LOC109089015 gene encoding abl interactor 2-like isoform X12, with protein sequence MAELQMLLEEEIPAGRGALLDSYANLERVAEYCESNYIQSPDKHRALEETKSYTTQSLASVAYLINTLANNVLQMLDIQASQLRRMESSINHISQTVDIHKEKVARREIGILTTNKNTSRTHKIIAPANPERPVRYIRKPIDYSMLDDLGHGVKVNAQNMKAGTTPRTAAPTQKPPSPPGPGKGTLGRHSPYRTLEPVRPPVIPNDYVQSPTRNTAPPLQSPARTASVNQRTRTYSSGSSGGSHPSSRSSSRENSGSGSVGVPIAVPTPAPPTAFPGNGPHFYSMNRPMTRHTTPSVGGSLPYRRPSSVTGQPNNMPQNTNPNMIQNQLNGGPHYNQNQAPMAPPPPSILQITPQLPLMGFVARVQETISDAPPPPPPAEEVEFEEATPPPPPPEDYEDEEGDEEEESAVVEYSDPYAEEDPPWAPRNYLEKVVAIYDYTRDKEDELSFQEGAIIYVIKKNDDGWFEGVMSGTTGLFPGNYVESIMHYAD encoded by the exons ATGGCGGAGCTGCAGATGCTGTTGGAAGAGGAGATTCCTGCTGGTCGAGGAGCTCTGCTGGACAGCTACGCCAACCTAGAGAGAGTCGCCGAGTACTGCGAGAGCAACTACATTCAG TCTCCAGATAAGCACAGAGCTCTAGAAGAAACCAAAAGCTACACTACTCAGTCTTTGGCCAGCGTAGCGTATCTGATCAACACTCTCGCCAACAATGTGCTTCAGATGCTGGATATACAAGCGTCTCAGCTACGCCGCATGGAGTCGTCCATCAATCACATCTCACAG ACGGTGGACATCCATAAAGAGAAGGTGGCCAGGCGAGAAATTGGCATCCTCACCACCAATAAGAACACTTCCCGCACACATAAGATCATTGCACCAGCCAATCCTGAGAGGCCTGTACGCTACATCCGCAAGCCCATTGACTACAGTATGCTGGATGACTTGGGCCATGGCGTAAAG GTCAACGCCCAGAATATGAAAGCGGGTACAACTCCACGCACAGCCGCCCCTACCCAGAAACCACCCAGCCCTCCCGGCCCGGGCAAAGGAACCCTGGG GCGGCACTCCCCTTACCGGACGCTCGAGCCTGTGCGTCCACCTGTCATCCCTAACGACTATGTGCAGAGTCCAACACGAAACACAGCACCACCCCTACAGAGCCCAGCTAGAACTGCATCCGTTAATCAGAGGACCCGTACTTACAg cAGTGGCAGCAGCGGCGGCAGTCATCCCAGCAGTCGCAGTAGCAGCAGAGAGAACAGTGGGAGTGGAAGCGTGGGCGTGCCCATCGCCGTGCCAACCCCTGCCCCGCCCACCGCATTTCCCG GCAACGGTCCTCACTTTTACAGTATGAACCGACCAATGACACGGCACACCACGCCCTCAGTGGGAGGTTCCCTGCCCTATCGCCGGCCGTCATCAGTTACTGGACAGCCCAACAACATGCCTCAGAACACAAATCCAAACATGATCCAAAACCAGCTCAATGGAGGGCCACACTACAACCAAAACCAAG CCCCTATGGCCCCTCCACCCCCCTCTATTCTCCAGATCACCCCCCAGCTACCGCTCATGGGCTTTGTGGCTCGGGTTCAGGAGACCA TCTCAGACGCTCCTCCACCGCCGCCTCCTGCAGAAGAGGTGGAGTTCGAGGAAGCAACCCCGCCCCCGCCTCCTCCAGAGGACTATGAGGATGAGGAGGGTGATGAAGAGGAAGAGTCAGCGGTGGTGGAGTACAGTGACCCCTACGCTGAAGAAGACCCGCCATGGGCCCCTCGAAATTACCTGGAGAAAG TGGTGGCTATTTACGACTACACACGAGACAAAGAAGACGAGCTGTCCTTCCAGGAGGGGGCAATCATTTACGTCATCAAGAAGAACGATGACGGCTGGTTCGAGGGCGTGATGAGCGGCACCACGGGCCTCTTCCCTGGGAACTACGTGGAGTCCATCATGCATTACGCTGACTGA
- the LOC109089015 gene encoding abl interactor 2-like isoform X8 — MAELQMLLEEEIPAGRGALLDSYANLERVAEYCESNYIQSPDKHRALEETKSYTTQSLASVAYLINTLANNVLQMLDIQASQLRRMESSINHISQTVDIHKEKVARREIGILTTNKNTSRTHKIIAPANPERPVRYIRKPIDYSMLDDLGHGVKVNAQNMKAGTTPRTAAPTQKPPSPPGPGKGTLGSGSSGGSHPSSRSSSRENSGSGSVGVPIAVPTPAPPTAFPGTAPAPPNPPKPPPSVAIPAPPVPPPPPTPEPVPPAPAPTPALPAEGPPEIPPPPQLPPNLPVCTNTNPPAATSTPAQGNGPHFYSMNRPMTRHTTPSVGGSLPYRRPSSVTGQPNNMPQNTNPNMIQNQLNGGPHYNQNQAPMAPPPPSILQITPQLPLMGFVARVQETISDAPPPPPPAEEVEFEEATPPPPPPEDYEDEEGDEEEESAVVEYSDPYAEEDPPWAPRNYLEKVVAIYDYTRDKEDELSFQEGAIIYVIKKNDDGWFEGVMSGTTGLFPGNYVESIMHYAD, encoded by the exons ATGGCGGAGCTGCAGATGCTGTTGGAAGAGGAGATTCCTGCTGGTCGAGGAGCTCTGCTGGACAGCTACGCCAACCTAGAGAGAGTCGCCGAGTACTGCGAGAGCAACTACATTCAG TCTCCAGATAAGCACAGAGCTCTAGAAGAAACCAAAAGCTACACTACTCAGTCTTTGGCCAGCGTAGCGTATCTGATCAACACTCTCGCCAACAATGTGCTTCAGATGCTGGATATACAAGCGTCTCAGCTACGCCGCATGGAGTCGTCCATCAATCACATCTCACAG ACGGTGGACATCCATAAAGAGAAGGTGGCCAGGCGAGAAATTGGCATCCTCACCACCAATAAGAACACTTCCCGCACACATAAGATCATTGCACCAGCCAATCCTGAGAGGCCTGTACGCTACATCCGCAAGCCCATTGACTACAGTATGCTGGATGACTTGGGCCATGGCGTAAAG GTCAACGCCCAGAATATGAAAGCGGGTACAACTCCACGCACAGCCGCCCCTACCCAGAAACCACCCAGCCCTCCCGGCCCGGGCAAAGGAACCCTGGG cAGTGGCAGCAGCGGCGGCAGTCATCCCAGCAGTCGCAGTAGCAGCAGAGAGAACAGTGGGAGTGGAAGCGTGGGCGTGCCCATCGCCGTGCCAACCCCTGCCCCGCCCACCGCATTTCCCG GTACAGCACCTGCCCCTCCCAACCCTCCCAAACCCCCTCCGAGCGTTGCTATTCCTGCACCTCCCGTACCTCCGCCACCTCCCACCCCAGAGCCAGTGCCCCCCGCCCCTGCCCCGACCCCTGCTCTGCCAGCAGAGGGCCCTCCTGAAATTCCACCACCTCCACAGCTGCCCCCCAACCTCCCCGTTTGCACCAACACCAACCCTCCTGCTGCAACTAGCACCCCCGCTCAAG GCAACGGTCCTCACTTTTACAGTATGAACCGACCAATGACACGGCACACCACGCCCTCAGTGGGAGGTTCCCTGCCCTATCGCCGGCCGTCATCAGTTACTGGACAGCCCAACAACATGCCTCAGAACACAAATCCAAACATGATCCAAAACCAGCTCAATGGAGGGCCACACTACAACCAAAACCAAG CCCCTATGGCCCCTCCACCCCCCTCTATTCTCCAGATCACCCCCCAGCTACCGCTCATGGGCTTTGTGGCTCGGGTTCAGGAGACCA TCTCAGACGCTCCTCCACCGCCGCCTCCTGCAGAAGAGGTGGAGTTCGAGGAAGCAACCCCGCCCCCGCCTCCTCCAGAGGACTATGAGGATGAGGAGGGTGATGAAGAGGAAGAGTCAGCGGTGGTGGAGTACAGTGACCCCTACGCTGAAGAAGACCCGCCATGGGCCCCTCGAAATTACCTGGAGAAAG TGGTGGCTATTTACGACTACACACGAGACAAAGAAGACGAGCTGTCCTTCCAGGAGGGGGCAATCATTTACGTCATCAAGAAGAACGATGACGGCTGGTTCGAGGGCGTGATGAGCGGCACCACGGGCCTCTTCCCTGGGAACTACGTGGAGTCCATCATGCATTACGCTGACTGA
- the LOC109089015 gene encoding abl interactor 2-like isoform X18, producing MAELQMLLEEEIPAGRGALLDSYANLERVAEYCESNYIQSPDKHRALEETKSYTTQSLASVAYLINTLANNVLQMLDIQASQLRRMESSINHISQTVDIHKEKVARREIGILTTNKNTSRTHKIIAPANPERPVRYIRKPIDYSMLDDLGHGVKWLLRFKVNAQNMKAGTTPRTAAPTQKPPSPPGPGKGTLGGSSGGSHPSSRSSSRENSGSGSVGVPIAVPTPAPPTAFPGNGPHFYSMNRPMTRHTTPSVGGSLPYRRPSSVTGQPNNMPQNTNPNMIQNQLNGGPHYNQNQAPMAPPPPSILQITPQLPLMGFVARVQETISDAPPPPPPAEEVEFEEATPPPPPPEDYEDEEGDEEEESAVVEYSDPYAEEDPPWAPRNYLEKVVAIYDYTRDKEDELSFQEGAIIYVIKKNDDGWFEGVMSGTTGLFPGNYVESIMHYAD from the exons ATGGCGGAGCTGCAGATGCTGTTGGAAGAGGAGATTCCTGCTGGTCGAGGAGCTCTGCTGGACAGCTACGCCAACCTAGAGAGAGTCGCCGAGTACTGCGAGAGCAACTACATTCAG TCTCCAGATAAGCACAGAGCTCTAGAAGAAACCAAAAGCTACACTACTCAGTCTTTGGCCAGCGTAGCGTATCTGATCAACACTCTCGCCAACAATGTGCTTCAGATGCTGGATATACAAGCGTCTCAGCTACGCCGCATGGAGTCGTCCATCAATCACATCTCACAG ACGGTGGACATCCATAAAGAGAAGGTGGCCAGGCGAGAAATTGGCATCCTCACCACCAATAAGAACACTTCCCGCACACATAAGATCATTGCACCAGCCAATCCTGAGAGGCCTGTACGCTACATCCGCAAGCCCATTGACTACAGTATGCTGGATGACTTGGGCCATGGCGTAAAG TGGTTACTAAGGTTTAAG GTCAACGCCCAGAATATGAAAGCGGGTACAACTCCACGCACAGCCGCCCCTACCCAGAAACCACCCAGCCCTCCCGGCCCGGGCAAAGGAACCCTGGG TGGCAGCAGCGGCGGCAGTCATCCCAGCAGTCGCAGTAGCAGCAGAGAGAACAGTGGGAGTGGAAGCGTGGGCGTGCCCATCGCCGTGCCAACCCCTGCCCCGCCCACCGCATTTCCCG GCAACGGTCCTCACTTTTACAGTATGAACCGACCAATGACACGGCACACCACGCCCTCAGTGGGAGGTTCCCTGCCCTATCGCCGGCCGTCATCAGTTACTGGACAGCCCAACAACATGCCTCAGAACACAAATCCAAACATGATCCAAAACCAGCTCAATGGAGGGCCACACTACAACCAAAACCAAG CCCCTATGGCCCCTCCACCCCCCTCTATTCTCCAGATCACCCCCCAGCTACCGCTCATGGGCTTTGTGGCTCGGGTTCAGGAGACCA TCTCAGACGCTCCTCCACCGCCGCCTCCTGCAGAAGAGGTGGAGTTCGAGGAAGCAACCCCGCCCCCGCCTCCTCCAGAGGACTATGAGGATGAGGAGGGTGATGAAGAGGAAGAGTCAGCGGTGGTGGAGTACAGTGACCCCTACGCTGAAGAAGACCCGCCATGGGCCCCTCGAAATTACCTGGAGAAAG TGGTGGCTATTTACGACTACACACGAGACAAAGAAGACGAGCTGTCCTTCCAGGAGGGGGCAATCATTTACGTCATCAAGAAGAACGATGACGGCTGGTTCGAGGGCGTGATGAGCGGCACCACGGGCCTCTTCCCTGGGAACTACGTGGAGTCCATCATGCATTACGCTGACTGA